A window of the Parabacteroides merdae ATCC 43184 genome harbors these coding sequences:
- a CDS encoding NfeD family protein: MIFEMLIIAFLMVVAIVLILLEIFMLPGITVAGVGGFLFAAGGLFYAYSVSTPIGNVTLAVSSLVFAASFIWLLRSKSFNRVALKTDIDSKLVSSRDLGIVPGDEGLTLSRLAPIGKARINGITVEAKSMDELIDENTPVEVIRVDGYNVIVKIKN; encoded by the coding sequence ATGATATTCGAAATGCTTATTATCGCCTTCCTAATGGTTGTAGCCATTGTGCTTATCCTGCTGGAAATATTTATGTTACCGGGTATCACAGTTGCCGGTGTCGGAGGATTCCTTTTTGCTGCCGGCGGCCTGTTCTATGCCTATTCGGTCAGTACGCCGATCGGCAATGTAACATTGGCGGTATCATCGCTTGTGTTCGCGGCCTCTTTCATCTGGTTGTTGCGTTCCAAATCCTTCAACCGGGTGGCTTTGAAAACCGACATCGATTCCAAGCTGGTATCCAGCCGCGACTTGGGAATCGTGCCGGGCGACGAAGGGTTGACACTTTCACGCCTCGCCCCAATCGGGAAGGCCCGCATTAACGGGATCACCGTAGAAGCCAAATCGATGGACGAGCTGATTGATGAAAACACGCCGGTCGAGGTAATACGCGTCGATGGCTACAATGTAATCGTGAAAATTAAAAATTGA
- the floA gene encoding flotillin-like protein FloA (flotillin-like protein involved in membrane lipid rafts), with protein sequence MEMTFVPLALLGAAILLLVIFFYYVPFLLWISAKVSGVNISLIQLFLMRIRNVPPYVITRAMIEAHKAGLKTLTRDELEAHYLAGGHVEKVVHALVSASKANIDLPFQMATAIDLAGRDVFEAVQMSVNPKVIDTPPVTAVAKDGIQLIAKARVTVRANIKQLVGGAGEETILARVGEGIVSSIGSSENHKSVLENPDSISKLVLRKGLDAGTAFEILSIDIADIDIGKNIGAYLQMDQAQADKNIAQAKAEERRAMAVAVEQEMKAKAQEARAKVIEAEAEVPKAMAEAFRNGNLGIMDYYKMKNIEADTSMREAIAKPSNAPSKPLKD encoded by the coding sequence ATGGAAATGACCTTTGTACCTCTCGCCCTTTTGGGAGCAGCGATATTGCTGCTGGTAATTTTCTTTTATTATGTGCCGTTCCTTCTGTGGATCTCGGCAAAAGTTTCAGGTGTCAACATCTCGCTGATACAGCTCTTCCTGATGCGTATCCGTAACGTGCCGCCTTATGTCATCACCCGCGCCATGATCGAAGCCCACAAAGCAGGTCTGAAAACGCTGACCCGTGACGAATTGGAAGCACACTACCTGGCAGGCGGACATGTCGAAAAGGTTGTCCATGCCCTCGTTTCCGCATCGAAAGCGAATATTGACCTCCCTTTCCAGATGGCAACCGCTATCGACCTGGCAGGACGTGATGTATTTGAAGCCGTGCAAATGTCGGTCAACCCGAAAGTCATCGACACACCTCCCGTTACAGCCGTTGCCAAAGACGGTATCCAGCTGATCGCCAAAGCACGTGTGACGGTTCGTGCCAACATCAAGCAATTAGTCGGAGGTGCCGGCGAAGAAACGATTCTGGCCCGTGTCGGCGAAGGCATCGTATCCTCTATCGGTTCGTCTGAAAATCATAAAAGCGTGCTGGAAAATCCGGATTCCATCTCCAAGCTGGTTCTCCGTAAAGGTCTGGATGCAGGGACTGCATTTGAAATCTTGTCCATCGACATCGCTGATATCGACATAGGCAAGAACATCGGAGCTTATCTGCAAATGGACCAGGCTCAAGCCGACAAGAATATCGCCCAAGCAAAAGCTGAAGAACGCCGTGCCATGGCCGTTGCCGTCGAACAGGAGATGAAAGCCAAAGCACAGGAAGCCCGTGCGAAGGTTATCGAAGCCGAAGCCGAAGTTCCCAAGGCCATGGCTGAAGCTTTCCGTAATGGCAATTTGGGTATCATGGACTATTATAAGATGAAGAATATCGAAGCAGATACCAGCATGCGTGAGGCAATCGCCAAACCGTCAAATGCACCTTCGAAACCATTAAAAGACTAA